The proteins below come from a single Chrysoperla carnea chromosome 1, inChrCarn1.1, whole genome shotgun sequence genomic window:
- the LOC123305438 gene encoding uncharacterized protein LOC123305438, translating to MEVQDSVSITDDSKEGQPDIAEGKDVRNRDFVVEKIVEQNSSVHEDSFAEQNTTAKSDILKLEKSVQVTPMAIEKEVLLPIDLIIKSNEKKLNALTGIRSFKLLETIVLCVSKVLATQENYSKKCKLSVKNRVLLTFIMLKQKTTFEIVSSFFDITANTAKNCMKLTLKLLASALSVVVYWPSKEEILNNMPKCFSKFRSTRVVLDCTEVSTQSTECLTCRLATYSNYKGRHTVKYLVGVTPSGMISFISKGFGGRASDKQIVVRSKLLEKMNPNDAIMVDKGFLIANECAQYGVKLIRPPFFRKEKQQFSATETQNTALIAAARVHVERTIQRLKIFNILKGPIPRPLIPYMDCIMVVLSGIVNLSTPILGPDKF from the coding sequence ATGGAAGTGCAAGATTCAGTGTCAATAACTGACGATTCAAAGGAGGGGCAGCCTGACATTGCAGAAGGAAAGGATGTTCGAAACCGAGATTTCGTCGTTGAAAAAATCGTCGAACAAAATTCTTCCGTCCATGAAGACTCTTTTGCCGAACAAAATACAACTGCGAAAAGTGATATATTAAAGCTCGAAAAATCTGTCCAAGTAACTCCCATGGCAATTGAAAAAGAGGTTTTACTGCCAATCGACTTAATAATCAAATCTAATGAAAAGAAGTTGAATGCACTTACTGGTATTCGATCGTTCAAACTTTTAGAAACAATCGTTTTATGTGTTTCAAAAGTGTTGGCAACTCAagaaaattactcaaaaaaatgtaaactgtCTGTTAAAAATCGAGTCTTGCTAACGTTCataatgttaaaacaaaaaacaacgtTTGAAATTGTGTCTTCGTTTTTTGATATTACAGCGAACACCGCGAAAAATTGCATGAAATTAACATTGAAATTGTTGGCGAGCGCGCTTTCAGTCGTTGTATACTGGCCATctaaagaagaaattttaaataacatgccaaagtgtttttcaaaatttagaagCACAAGAGTTGTTTTGGATTGTACAGAGGTTTCCACTCAAAGTACGGAGTGTTTAACTTGCAGATTAGCCAcgtattcaaattataaagGACGACATACTGTTAAGTATCTTGTTGGGGTGACTCCTTCTGGAATGATAAGTTTTATAAGTAAGGGTTTCGGTGGAAGAGCGTCGGATAAACAAATTGTTGTTCGATCaaaattgttagaaaaaatGAATCCTAATGATGCTATCATGGTAGACAAAGGATTTCTGATCGCAAACGAGTGTGCTCAATACGGAGTTAAGTTGATCCGACCACcattttttagaaaagaaaaacaacaattttctgCTACCGAAACTCAAAACACAGCGCTGATTGCTGCGGCACGAGTTCACGTCGAACGAACAATTCAAAgactcaaaattttcaacattttaaaggGTCCAATTCCTCGACCTCTAATTCCTTATATGGATTGTATTATGGTTGTACTTTCTGGTATTGTTAATTTAAGTACACCGATTTTAGGTcctgataaattttaa
- the LOC123293055 gene encoding zinc finger protein 883-like gives MDENNEAQSIEMIDLKKINYNQVCRGCLSEDDDLKPMYAQLETNLHGNVVLSDMFMECTSIQIDNNDNLPKQLCDNCIYQINQSFLFKKNCQRIEESLHQYEKHKDLFVDDDNINNDQLSPTDMTTTNDCSLNDDNSDDDFKNAINVEYLEEDMNSDNEIDLKEDIVKEEKLMIKQECPQVISPQDDDNTNNEVTKTKPTTIPKKRKFDQNGNDNSKRKFKCEECSKTFKTKSHLRSHSFVHTNERPYVCSVCSKGFNSNRNLKRHTMIHTGEKPYACSLCSKSFNQQVTLNHHMRVHTKDPVLHIRSYNKNNDNEANDSKITVLDRVEIRERREANNDILKPFLCCTCGKSFASKAVLEIHSRIHTGERPYKCTKCDKSFAQKNSFKTHQLTHSDDKQYQCDHCKKLFKTRIALSQHLLIHMGIKKYKCSFCSRKFTQWSQRNYHLRTHTGEKPYECSVCLKTFALKGNLTVHERTHTGITPYVCSVCLKGFNDSSSLKKHQRVKHSQELNKSVNIKEENMNISDTEAAIIIIKKDSDDDNTN, from the exons ATGGATGAAAATAATGAAGCACAATCAATTGAAATGattgatttaaagaaaattaattataatcaagTATGTAGAGGGTGTTTATCAGAAGATGATGATTTAAAGCCAATGTATGCACAATTAGAAACTAATTTGCATGGTAATGTTGTATTATCTGATATGTTTATGGAGTGTACTTCCATACAA attgataataatgataatttacccAAACAATTGTGTGATAATTGTATTTATCAAATCAATCAATCATTTCTATTCAAAAAGAATTGTCAACGTATTGAAGAATCTTTACATCAATATGAAAAACATAAAGACTTATTCGTTGATgacgataatattaataatgatcaATTATCACCAACAGACATGACAACTACCAATGATTGTAGTTTAAATGATGATAATTCTGACGATGATTTTAAAAACGCTATTAATGTTGAATATCTAGAGGAGGATATGAATAGTGATAATGAAATTGACTTAAAGGAAGATATCGTAAAGGAAGAAAAATTAATGATCAAGCAAGAATGCCCTCAAGTGATTAGTCCCCAAGATGATGATAATACAAACAACGAGGTGACAAAAACTAAACCAACCACTATTCCTAAAAAACGGAAATTTGATCAAAACGGTAATGATAATAGTAAACGTAAATTTAAATGTGAGGAATGTTCAAAaacgtttaaaacaaaaagccaTTTACGATCGCATTCGTTTGTACATACAAATGAAAGACCATATGTGTGTTCAGTATGTAGCAAAGGTTTCAATTCGAATCGAAATTTAAAACGACATACTATGATACATACTGGCGAAAAACCGTATGCATGTTCACTATGTTCTAAATCATTTAATCAACAAGTTACACTAAATCATCATATGCGAGTCCATACAAAAGATCCCGTATTGCATATCcgtagttataataaaaataatgataatgaagCAAACGATAGTAAAATTACTGTATTGGACAGAGTCGAAATAAGAGAGAGGAGAGAAgcaaataatgatattttaaaaccatttttatgttGTACTTGTGGTAAATCATTTGCATCGAAAGCTGTATTAGAGATACATAGTAGAATACATACGGGAGAAAGACCttataaatgtacaaaatgtgaTAAATCTTTTGCACAGAAAAATTCCTTTAAAACACATCAATTAACACATTCAGATGATAAACAATATCAATGTGatcattgtaaaaaattatttaaaactcgTATTGCATTATCTCAACATTTATTAATACATATGggtatcaaaaaatacaaatgttcGTTTTGTAGTCGTAAATTTACACAATGGTCACAACGAAATTATCATCTACGGACacataccggtgaaaaaccaTATGAATGTTCTGTTTGTCTGAAAACATTTGcattaaaaggtaatttaactgTTCATGAACGTACCCATACTGGTATTACGCCATATGTATGTTCAGTATGTCTAAAAGGATTTAATGATTCATCTAGTTTAAAGAAACATCAAAGAGTTAAACATAGTCAAGAATTAAATAAGAGTGTTAATATAAAAGaggaaaatatgaatataagtGACACTGAAGCcgctattattataattaaaaaagatagtgatgatgataatactaattaa
- the LOC123293066 gene encoding uncharacterized protein LOC123293066 — MPLKYQCCVPMCNSSKKVNSHISFHKFPSDNEAIKIGGKMINRRQLWIENLKLSNINVRTRVCSLHFKESDFFKAANKKTKSLFLKRIAIPSINNEKSEYPTHPSCIPSMFPKDEINKNVINETQTTEMVDFNNIDLNKVCEDPTRSSYIPSILHVDEINKNARNEIRTTEMVDFKNINYDRVCRGCLSQDDNLKSMNESIEDDVHDNNILLSDMFMDCTSIRIDDNDNLPKQICDFCVSQINQLYLFKKNFIQ; from the exons ATGCCGTTAAAGTATCAATGTTGTGTGCCAATGTGCAATTCTTCAAAGAAAGTAAATAGCCATataagttttcataaatttccaaGTGATAATGAAGCAATAAAAATAGGTGGTAAAATGATTAACAGAAGGCAACTTTGGATAGAAAATCTGAAACTTTCCAATATAAATGTACGTACCAGAGTATGTTCTCTTCATTTTAAAgaaagtgattttttcaaag cggcaaacaaaaaaactaaaagtctttttttaaaaagaattgcaATACCATCAATTAACAATGAAAAATCAGAATATCCAACACATCCTTCCTGTATTCCATCTATGTTTCCCAAGGATGAAATCAATAAGAATGTAATAAATGAAACACAAACAACAGAAATGGTTGATTTCAATAATATCGATCTTAATAAAGTATGTGAAGATCCAACGCGATCTTCCTATATTCCATCTATTTTACACGTCGATGAAATCAATAAGAATGCAAGAAATGAAATACGAACAACAGAAATGGTTGATTTCaagaatattaattatgatCGAGTATGTAGGGGTTGTTTATCACAAGATGATAACTTAAAATCAATGAATGAATCAATAGAAGATGATGTAcatgataataatattctattatctGATATGTTTATGGATTGTACTTCAATTCGG ATTGACGATAATGATAATTTACCGAAACAAATTTGCGATTTTTGTGTATCccaaattaatcaattatatttatttaaaaaaaact TTATTCAATga
- the LOC123305324 gene encoding uncharacterized protein LOC123305324, with protein sequence MIKQEDLNIDKSSDEEDKNDNGEVELNTDKCIKMENTEDTLGTRFPPKQNKSKAFCCVYGCGSRAWRNPDVRFHKFPKENVCFVKVTNSLGVEEKIDCRHMWQRVLKIEKNITEHMLVCSLHFRKSDYFLPDLDSKNKRCLKKNSVPSSNLPGDDYKTGYDVKTIEGGYFRTKEVMIKQENCNIDKTNEEDNENENGEVELNTHKRASTSSTIKFDKCITIENTEDTFGTRFPSKQNKSKAFCCVPGCRSKACRNPDVRFHRFPKENVCFVKVRNCFGVEEKIDCRKMWQRVLKIEKNITEYMLVCSLHFSKADYFLPDLNSKRLRRLKKNAVPSCNLPG encoded by the exons ATGATAAAACAAGAAGACCTTAATATTGATAAGAGTAGTGACGAAGAAGATAAAAATGACAATGGTGAAGTCGAATTAAATactgataaatg tataaagaTGGAAAATACAGAAGATACCTTGGGCACACGATTCcctccaaaacaaaataaaagcaaaGCATTTTGTTGTGTTTATGGTTGCGGGAGCAGAGCTTGGAGAAATCCAGACGTTCGATTTCATAAATTCCCCAAAGAAAATGTATGTTTTGTAAAAGTAACAAACTCTTTGGGAGTAGAAGAAAAAATCGATTGTAGACATATGTGGCAAAGAGTTTTGaagatcgaaaaaaatattacagaacACATGCTAGTTTGCTCCTTGCATTTCAGAAAATCAGATTATTTCTTACcag atttagattctaaaaacaaaagatgtttgaaaaaaaattcagtacCTTCTAGCAATCTACCGGGCGATGATTACAAAACAGGATATGATGTTAAAACTAT AGAGGGTGGCTACTTTCGTACAAAAGAAGTTAtgataaaacaagaaaattgtaatattgATAAGACTAATGAAGAagacaatgaaaatgaaaatggtgAAGTCGAATTAAATACTCATAAGCGAGCCTCCACAAGTAGTACAATCAAatttgataaatg TATAACGATCGAAAATACAGAAGACACTTTTGGCACAAGATTcccttcaaaacaaaataaaagcaaaGCATTTTGTTGTGTTCCTGGATGCAGGAGTAAAGCTTGTAGAAATCCAGACGTTCGTTTTCATAGATTCCCCAAAGAAAATGTATGTTTTGTGAAAGTTAGAAACTGTTTTGGTGTAGAGGAAAAAATCGACTGTAGAAAAATGTGGCAAAGAGTTTTGaagatcgaaaaaaatattacagaatACATGCTAGTTTGTTCTTTGCATTTTAGTAAAGCAGATTATTTCTTACcag ATTTGAATTCTAAACGCCTAAgacgtttgaaaaaaaatgcagTTCCTTCTTGCAATCTACCTggttga
- the LOC123293077 gene encoding oocyte zinc finger protein XlCOF19-like, with amino-acid sequence MINNDNTDNDQQHYICTICDRTFISKHGLSIHQAFHMNKAMIINDNTTTNDIENDNNDDNKATSPSVYKCLQCNKIFCTQKQLRNHKKSHGSKMYECTICSKTFSIKARLQIHLRTHTGEKPYECPTCFKRFGNTTSLRIHDLIHSGARPHYCNICTRRFKQHSHLKNHLLTHTGLRPFKCSICNKTFVFKGNLTVHERMHTGVTPYVCNICNKGFYDSSRMKKHRKIHENNKKVN; translated from the exons ATGATCAACAATGATAATACTGATAATGATCAACAACACTATATATGTACAATATGTGATCGTACATTTATATCAAAACATGGTTTATCAATACATCAAGCGTTTCATATGAACAAAGCGATGATTATCAATGATAATACAACAACAAATGATATTGAGaatgataataatgatgataataaaGCAACAAGTCCATCAGTTTATAAATGTttacaatgtaataaaatattttgtacacaaAAACAATTAcgtaatcataaaaaaagtcATGGTAGTAAAATGTATGAATGTACGATTtgttcaaaaacattttcaattaaagcACGATTACAAATTCATTTACGTACACATACTGGGGAAAAACCATACGAATGTCCGACATGTTTTAAACGTTTCGGGAATACAACATCGTTGCGTATACATGATTTAATACATTCTGGTGCACGACCACACTATTGTAATATTTGTACACGTCGATTTAAACAACATTCACATTTAAAGAATCATTTGTTAACACATACGGGGTTACGTCCATTTAAATGTTCGatatgtaataaaacatttgtgtttaaaggtaatttaacggtaCATGAAAGAATGCATACGGGTGTTACAccgtatgtatgtaatatatgtaataaaggTTTTTATGATTCAAGTCGAATGAAAAAACATCgtaaaatacatgaaaataataaa AAAGTTAATTaa
- the LOC123293088 gene encoding histone-lysine N-methyltransferase NSD2-like — MNIVMNSDNNDNSNKDMEDFEESFRTSKITRTQTPKQYFNKNNRRQIKKNKKYNNKLNDNNSDIDNDADNDVSSSSVVITSLIDEDDNNDSKTSKSLASKQPGNDNNILATFNNENNAYEVQSPIVDSTQQQQHEFLIDNSDIKEEKIEKEDLQNDEYTTILVKQEDTFKNENDQINDIKWNIGDIIWARVGKHPLWPSMIDIDPHLNTFIKIKNGKNFKQVIDLHVRFFGDCGRRSWVPASSTVIFNGKKEYDNLLNDVLSKTISTKKHRLIKKKYGFFITPKNLAAWNQAVQEAETLMSKTLPERFDFFKTIIENNLKNKIAKLMNDKSNKKLDDKSVDQSINDKSIDKSLNDNKSNVNVIADKSIDNDKLYPKTSTPKKQQARLNTDNDNNLFKRKPKQHEIIIIDDDNDADNTDADNVDDNIDNDHAADIKKHYLFNGISKDKVCEICFKGNNDKDNGMVFKCNGSCLRYFHHKCCTLQQQEFLSIDNHDNEDIESCSSYDSVQITNNKNNIQRLSIAEQIDLKMAEVMRGLCDEIKYTSPTDTSDEDDDNVDTTGSNHLEYHVTGDDNNDKLMCIDCRNNKFLCFICNKDTDKELKKCSFNNCNKYYHIGCLLEWPQTQQINTTNNYICPLHVCHTCISDDPRQQTSLIKFNNDKLAKCIKCPTSYHNISNYCLTAGAQILSCTQIICPKHLNINRKKDKRKSLTHINTSWCFICSKGGTLICCETCPTSFHIECLHLNTIPNESDQFICEECETGRLPLYHELVWVKLGNYRWWPSIIILPSQIPTNMNKNMNKCGEFVIQFMGSHDYYWVNRGRVFFYQEGDSDDILKSNTNTTNTKAINKLFIKALQEANVLYNIIREQRQQYQKAMKLKNEKYIKPPKYIKIKTNKPVGNVRLYNKDVMQTDNKDDSNDNDNSPSMYYQQSCECNTDLKQYCGPQSSCINRLLLQECNPQTCPYGTECLNQQFESRKYPELQPFKTVDLSRGWGLKTMEFIKKGQFVIEYVGELINDYEYKRRIHEQQQKQKQNKFISSNDNYYFLIIDKDRILDAGPKGNVARFMNHSCDPNCETQKWTVNGTTRVGLFALQDIEANTELTFNYNLECIDKHKTVCKCGAQSCTGFIGLKKENNNNNGTDTTNTNGNGIAGATTTSSSNHSKRNKYITSKLKNKSKYKYCFICNENKTEGRCRMKSCAKTYHLACVQLEQWPKENWYCPRHKCFECGKKHLLKSCTRCIKSYCKLHATNKFYDINLEQPQPLLCIDHPQELLQENEQDKVIKTEPEEQETILLSNTTDNINIDQPQQNIEIKQETESISSSLNVNNLSLTSSNDVNNDDNIKTRSKSLSSSPTSLDNDNNEK, encoded by the exons atgaatattgttATGAACagtgataataatgataactCTAATAAGGATATGGAAGATTTTGAGGAGAGTTTTAGAACAAGTAAAATAACACGAACACAAACAccgaaacaatattttaataaaaataatagaagacaaataaaaaagaataaaaaatataataataaattaaatgataataattcgGATATTGATAATGACGCTGATAATGATGTTAGTTCATCATCGGTTGTAATTACATCATTAATTGATGAAGATGATAATAATGATTCAAAAACAAGCAAATCATTAGCATCTAAACAACCtggaaatgataataatattttggcaacattcaataatgaaaataatgctTATGAAGTACAATCTCCGATTGTTGATAGCACCCAACAGCAACaacatgaatttttaattgataatagtGACATTAAAgaagagaaaattgaaaaagaagacCTACAAAATGAcg aaTATACAACAATATTAGTAAAACAAGAAGATacgtttaaaaatgaaaatgatcaaataaatgatattaaatggaACATTGGTGATATAATATGGGCTAGAGTGGGTAAACATCCATTATGGCCATCTATGATTGATATTGATCCACATctgaatacatttattaaaattaaaaatggtaaaaattttaaacaagttaTTGACTTACATGTACGATTCTTTGGTGATTGTGGACGTCGATCATGGGTACCAGCTAGTTCTACTGTCATATTTAATGGTAAAAAAgaatatgataatttattaaatgatgtCCTATcaaag acaatTAGTACAAAAAAGCATcgcctaataaaaaaaaaatacgggTTTTTTATAACACCAAAAAATTTAGCTGCGTGGAATCAAGCTGTTCAAGAAGCTGAAACATTAATGAGTAAAACATTACCAGAACgttttgatttctttaaaacaattattgaaaataatttaaaaaataagattgcTAAATTAATGAatgataaatcaaataaaaaattagatgatAAATCAGTGGATCAATCAATTAATGATAAATCTATTGATAAATCACTGAATGATAATAAATCTAACGTTAATGTTATTGCCGATAAATCAATtgataatgataaattatatcCAAAAACATCTACACCAAAGAAACAACAAGCACGACTTAATactgataatgataataatttattta AACGAAAACCAAAACaacatgaaattattattattgatgatgatAACGATGCGGATAATACTGATGCTGATAATGTTGATGATAATATAGATAATGATCATGCTGCTgatataa aaaaacattatttatttaatggtatTAGTAAAGATAAAGTGTgtgaaatatgttttaaag GTAACAATGATAAGGATAATGGTATGGTATTTAAATGTAATGGTTCATGTTTACGATACTTTCATCATAAATGTTGTACATTGCAACAACAAGAATTCTTATCAATAGATAATCATGATAATGAGGATATAGAATCATGTTCATCATATGATTCAGTacaaataactaataataagaataatatacaACGTTTATCAATAGCTGAACAAATCGATCTTAAAATGGCTGAAGTGATGAGAGGTTTATGTgatgaaattaaatatacaagTCCAACAGATACAAGTGATGAAGATGATGATAATGTTGATACTACTGGTAGTAATCATTTAGAGTATCATGTTACag GCGATGATAACAATGACAAATTAATGTGTATTGACTGTAGAAACAATAAATTCTtatgttttatatgtaacaaagaTACGgataaagaactaaaaaaatgttctttcaaCAACTGTAACAAATACTATCACATTGGATGTCTGCTAGAATGGCCACAAACTCAACAAATCAACACAACAAACAATTACATATGTCCATTACATGTATGCCACACATGTATATCAGATGATCCACGTCAACAGACctcattaataaaattcaataatgataAGCTAGCTAAATGTATTAAATGTCCAACATCATATCATAACAtatcaaattattgtttaacAGCTGGTGCACAAATATTATCATGTACACAGATTATATGCCcaaaacatttgaatattaatcGTAAAAAGGATAAACGTAAATCGTTAACACATATAAATACATCATGGTGTTTTATATGTAGTAAAGGTGGAACATTGATATGTTGTGAAACATGTCCAACATCATTTCATATTGAATGTTTACATTTGAATACGATACCAAATGAATCGGATCAATTTATATGTGAGGAATGTGAAACGGGACGATTACCATTGTATCATGAATTAGTATGGGTGAAATTAG GTAATTATCGATGGTGGCCATCAATAATAATCTTACCATCACAAATACCAACAAACATgaataaaaacatgaataaatGCGGTGAATTTGTAATACAATTTATGGGATCACACGACTATTATTGGGTCAATCGTGGACGTGTATTCTTTTATCAAGAAGGTGATTCAGACGATATATTAAAATCCAATACAAACACTACCAACACAaaagcaataaataaattatttataaaagcattacaagaggcaaatgttctttataatattataagagAACAACGGCAACAATATCAAAAagctatgaaattaaaaaatgaaaaatatattaaaccaccaaagtatataaaaattaaaacaaataaacctGTTGGTAATGTACGATTATATAACAAAGATGTTATGCAAACTGATAACAAAGATGATtcaaatgataatgataattcaCCATCAATGTATTATCAACAATCATGTGAATGTAATAcggatttaaaacaatattgtgGACCTCAATCATCATGTATTAATCGTTTATTACTTCAAGAGTGTAATCCACAAACATGTCCATACGGTACAGAATGTTTAAATCAACAATTCGAATCACGAAAATATCCCGAATTACAACCGTTTAAAACAGTGGATTTATCGCGGGGTTGGGGTTTAAAAACAAtggaattcataaaaaaaggaCAATTTGTTATTGAGTATGTTGgtgaattaattaatgattacgAGTATAAACGACGTATTcatgaacaacaacaaaaacagaaacagaataaatttatttcatcaaatgataattattattttttaattattgataaagatCGTATATTAGATGCGGGACCAAAGGGTAATGTTGCGAGGTTTATGAATCATTCTTGTGATCCGAATTGTGAGACACAGAAATGGACTGTGAATGGTACAACACGTGTTGGTTTATTTGCGCTGCAAGATATTGAAGCAAATACTGAACtaacatttaattataatttagaatgtattgataaacataaaactGTGTGTAAATGTGGTGCGCAATCGTGTACTGGATTCATTGGATTGAAAAAA gaaaataacaataataatggaACAGATACAACAAATACAAATGGTAATGGTATAGCAGGTGCAACAACAACTAGTTCTTCAAACCATAGTAaacgtaataaatatataacatcaaaattaaaaaataaaagtaaatataaatattgttttatttgtaatgaaaataaaactgaaGGACGATGTCGTATGAAATCATGTGCTAAAACATATCATTTAGCATGTGTACAATTAGAACAGTGGCCAAAAG agaATTGGTACTGTCCACGGCATAAATGTTTTGAATGTggtaaaaaacatttgttaaaaTCATGTACGAGGTGTATTAAATCTTATTGTAAATTACATGCcaccaataaattttatgatattaatcTCGAACAACCACAGCCTTTATTGTGTATTGATCATCCTCAAGAATTACTACAGGAAAATGAACAAGATAAG GTAATTAAAACTGAACCTGAAGAACAAGAAACAATATTACTTTCAAATACAACAGACAATATAAACATTGACCAACCAcaacaaaacattgaaattaaaCAAGAAACTGAATCAATTTCATCATCATTAAACG ttaataatttatcattaacATCATCAAATGATGttaataatgatgataatataaaaacacgATCAAAATCATTATCATCATCACCAACATCAttagataatgataataat GAAAAATAA